The Acanthopagrus latus isolate v.2019 chromosome 13, fAcaLat1.1, whole genome shotgun sequence genome contains a region encoding:
- the LOC119031408 gene encoding uncharacterized protein LOC119031408 isoform X2: MNMLRVCLTAALLVCYGLLSCASESEKREAEDLKNSDRNMEVKRKYTTANSGRPKTVTVRKKVKKTGSKMQPRSDISCTELGGICQPNRYICRGRYLRDRCSRAKTRQCCTPAAAWSVLCAGHHNNRVRACDSHGCGAFNSRRGNNLHQAVDLVCDDYGIINTPFSGSLAGPCTV, from the exons ATGAACATGTTGAGGGTCtgtctcactgcagctctgctagTCTGCT ACGGCCTGCTAAGTTGTGCTTCCGaaagtgaaaagagagaagCTGAAGATTTGAAGAATAGCGACAGGAACatggaggtgaagaggaagtaCACCACGGCAAATAGCGGGAGACCCAAGACTGTAACTGTCAGGAAGAAGGTCAAGAAGACAGGAAGTAAGATGCAACCAAGAAGTGACATCAGCTGCACGGAACTGGGAGGCATCTGCCAGCCCAACCGGTACATCTGCCGAGGCCGATACCTGAGAGACAGGTGTTCCAGGGCGAAGACGCGGCAGTGTTGTACTCCAG cTGCAGCCTGGAGCGTCCTCTGTGCTGGCCACCACAACAACAGAGTGAGGGCGTGTGACTCACACGGCTGCGGAGCTTTCAACTCCCGAAG AGGTAACAACCTACATCAAGCAGTGGACCTGGTGTGTGATGACTACGGTATCATCAACACTCCGTTCTCCGGCTCTCTGGCAGGTCCA